Proteins from a single region of Hordeum vulgare subsp. vulgare chromosome 6H, MorexV3_pseudomolecules_assembly, whole genome shotgun sequence:
- the LOC123402845 gene encoding uncharacterized protein LOC123402845: protein MSSWPERNANAINCRYTLINKETARFCGCLQQILNREESGRTIEEKTNDAHIMFKEMDLKKKKLFTLMHCYVELSKYPKWQTKELETSRKKQKKTVRASPGTSTNDLADASSVRTDATSIHRDALEHEERPDGVKKDKLRKGKADDSACKLSLETVWAAKQEKDDIKEAAKNARYAQQFELRKEEIALKKKEDARNEREDARRQFELDVRVMLIDTSGMTDMQKQFYQAKQNEILARRLQ, encoded by the exons ATGTCATCATGGCCGGAGCGTAATGCTAATGCAATCAATTGCCGTTACACATTGATTAACAAAGAGACCGCTAGATTTTGTGGTTGCCTTCAGCAGATTTTAAATAGGGAAGAAAGCGGAAGGACTATAGAAGAAAAG ACAAACGATGCACACATTATGTTCAAGGAAATGGATCTTAAAAAGAAGAAGCTTTTCACATTAATGCATTGCTATGTCGAGCTTTCGAAGTATCCAAAGTGGCAGACAAAAGAACTTGAAACTTCTCGTAAGAAACAAAAGAAGACCGTTCGTGCAAGTCCGGGCACATCCACCAATGATCTAGCTGATGCATCCTCGGTACGCACTGATGCTACCTCAATACACAGGGATGCTCTTGAACATGAGGAAAGACCTGATGGTGTGAAGAAGGACAAATTGCGGAAAGGTAAAGCTGATGACAGTGCTTGCAAGTTGTCATTAGAAACTGTGTGGGCAGCAAAGCAAGAGAAGGATGACATCAAAGAGGCGGCAAAAAATGCTCGCTATGCACAGCAATTTGAATTGCGAAAAGAGGAGATTGCACTGAAAAAGAAGGAGGATGCACGAAACGAGAGGGAGGATGCACGGAGACAGTTTGAATTAGATGTGAGGGTCATGCTCATAGACACTAGTGGTATGACTGATATGCAAAAGCAGTTCTACCAAGCTAAGCAGAATGAGATCCTTGCTCGTCGCCTACAGTAA